The following proteins are encoded in a genomic region of Takifugu rubripes chromosome 21, fTakRub1.2, whole genome shotgun sequence:
- the chmp7 gene encoding charged multivesicular body protein 7, giving the protein MSLATLTPEWDDDERMEFMFSAFKENRDVNTTDWDSKMAFWTALVLKSCRQRGSVYVSLQELNMIFRRKEKSPLGLPTVLQSLARCGKIQKESEFAASVDCGWLSWGVGLLLVKPLKWTFSTLLGGSRVPPEEPFVVIELVKEKAAEVLGAYRSSDLGGSSVLSFAELSSVCSGVCADESTLCMALLQLQRDKQVTVSLHDGEKVVKFCQHGQDRVSPVSDVDVGIYQLQRSEKLLGERVERLELDAHKCKEEAKMLLREGKKSQALRCLRGRKRVEKRAENLLAKVESIREILDRIAQSQTDKMVIQAYQAGVSALKLSLKDVTVERAENLVDQIQELCDAQDDVNQTLSRGVAGAEGDMDELEEELKLLLDETKPDSISLLPEVPSGAVKHPGGTGLLDSLPDAPHGPIGICEQLKQLSVTDADWQQ; this is encoded by the exons ATGTCTCTGGCCACTCTCACCCCGGAATGGGACGATGACGAGCGGATGGAGTTCATGTTCTCCGCTTTCAAGGAGAACCGAGATGTCAACACGACAGACTGGGACAGTAAAATGGCCTTCTGGACGGCCCTGGTCCTCAAGAGCTGCAGGCAGCGCGGCTCCGTGTACGTCAGCCTGCAGGAGCTCAACATGATCTTCCggaggaaagaaaaatcacCGCTGGGTCTGCCCACTGTCCTCCAGTCCTTGGCCAG ATGTGGGAAGATCCAGAAGGAATCCGAGTTCGCAGCCAGTGTGGACTGTGGCTGGCTGTCCTGGGGTGTCGGACTGCTGCTGGTCAAACCTCTCAAATGGACCTTCTCCACTCTGTTGGGAGGCAGCCGGGTTCCTCCCGAGGAGCCTTTTGTCGTTATCGAACTGGTGAAG GAGAAAGCGGCAGAGGTTCTGGGGGCGTACCGCAGCAGTGACCTGGGCGGCTCGTCGGTCCTGTCGTTTGCAGAACTCTCCTCCGTCTGTTCTGGTGTCTGTGCAGACGAGAGCACGCTGTGcatggcgctgctgcagctgcagagagacaaGCAGGTGACGGTCTCCCTGCACGACGGCGAGAAG GTTGTCAAGTTCTGCCAGCACGGGCAGGACCGAGTGTCCCCTGTCAGCGACGTGGACGTCGGCATCTACCAGCTGCAGCGCAGCGAGAAGCTGCTGGGAGAGCGAGTGGAGAGACTGGAGCTGGACGCCCACAA ATGCAAAGAAGAAGCGAAGATGCTGCTGAGGGAAGGCAAGAAGTCACAG GCGCTGAGGTGTTTAAGAGGCCGGAAACGGGTGGAGAAGAGAGCTGAGAACCTGTTGGCCAAGGTGGAGTCCATCAGAGAAATCCTGGACAGAATCGCTCAATCACAGACCGACAAGATG GTCATTCAGGCCTATCAGGCCGGGGTGTCGGCGCTGAAGCTCTCCCTCAAGGACGTGACTGTGGAGCGAGCCGAGAACCTCGTGGATCAAATCCAAGAG CTGTGCGACGCCCAAGATGACGTGAACCAGACCTTATCTCGCGGTGTAGCCGGCGCAG AGGGAGAtatggacgagctggaggaggaactgaagCTCTTGTTGGATGAAACAAAGCCAGATTCCATCTCATTGTTACCTGAAGTTCCTTCGGGGGCGGTGAAACACCCCGGGGGTACTGGGCTGCTGGATTCTCTCCCTGATGCCCCTCATGGTCCTATTGGCATTTGTGAGCAGCTGAAGCAGTTATCTGTGACAGACGCAG ACTGGCAGCAGTGA
- the ptar1 gene encoding protein prenyltransferase alpha subunit repeat-containing protein 1, which produces MAESEEEVDVLVQRVVKDISNAFKRNPNIDEIGVIPCPEARYNRSPIVLVENKLGVESWCIKFLLPYVHNKLLLYRQRKHWLDREALVDITSTLLLLNPDFTTAWNVRKELLQCGALVPEKDLYLGKLALTKFPKSPETWIHRRWVLQQVLQRFSAAACRSQQQHGEMESSELQRSPMLSDQLTRTLHEEMKVCCDAACRYPSNYNAWSHRIWVLQHMARGNIKFFHDELSSMRVWVSMHVSDHSGFHYRQFLLKELMTELSQAPTSSYASQNRPSTAPSSSPPHPSHTEANGELTGAEASGDEERQLNSATVLQLFHQELELCSDLIQSFPGHETLWSHRRHVFYLWHLWRRDLEHHCSCNGDAEAVYASSDSDLQAVGLQSHVNGQPGADEAMEVEGTSLPDPHDSKRLKRGVPLPDPPSLTSEYGFVSGVLDSCCNHEQKRFAAAYKKWIDTVVNQAR; this is translated from the exons TGATGAGATTGGAGTGATTCCGTGTCCAGAGGCCCGATACAACCGCAGTCCCATTGTGTTGGTGGAGAACAAACTGGGTGTGGAGAGCTGGTGCATCAAGTTCCTGCTGCCGTACGTCCACAACAAACTGCTGCTCTACCGTCAGCGCAAACACTGGCTGGACAGGGAAG CTTTAGTTGACATCACCTCCACTCTGTTGCTGCTTAATCCTGATTTCACCACCGCCTGGAATGTCAG gaaggagctgctgcagtgtggagCTCTTGTACCAGAGAAGGATCTTTATTTGGGAAAACTGGCTCTTACCAAGTTTCCGAAGAGCCCAGAGACGTGGATCCACCG ACGCTGGGTGCTTCAGCAGGTCTTGCAGCGGTTCTCAGCGGCAGCCTGTaggagccagcagcagcacggtgAAATGGAGtcgtcagagctgcagaggagcccGATGCTCAGTGACCAGCTGACCCGGACGCTTCACGAGGAGATGAAGGTCTGCTGTGACGCCGCCTGCCGTTATCCCAGCAACTACAATGCTTGGTCCCATCGCATCTGGGTACTGCAGCATATGGCCAGGGGCAACATCAAG tttTTCCACGATGAGCTGTCCTCCATGCGTGTCTGGGTGTCCATGCACGTCTCTGACCACAGCGGCTTCCACTATAGACAGTTTCTTCTCAAAGAGCTCATGACCGAGCTCTCCCAGGCCCCAACCTCCTCTTACGCCTCCCAGAACCGCCCGAGCAcagcccccagcagcagccccccccaccccagtcaCACAGAAGCTAACGGAGAGCTGACGGGAGCAGAGGCGTCCGGCGATGAGGAGAGGCAGCTCAATTCCGCCACAGTCCTTCAGCTCTTCcaccaggagctggagctgtgctCAGATCTGATTCAGTCATTTCCAGGACATGAGACGCTCTGGAGCCACAG gcgaCACGTCTTCTATCTCTGGCACCTTTGGAGGAGGGACCTTGAGCATCACTGCAGCTGTAATGGAGATGCTGAGGCCGTTTACGCCAGCAGTGACTCAGACCTGCAGGCGGTCGGCCTTCAAAGCCACGTAAACGGACAGCCAGGCGCCGACGAAGCTATGGAGGTGGAAGGGACGTCCCTACCAGACCCACATGACAGCAAACGGCTGAAGAGGGGTGTGCCCCTGCCTGATCCTCCCTCCCTGACCTCCGAGTACGGCTTTGTGAGCGGCGTCCTGGACAGCTGCTGTAACCACGAGCAGAAACGCTTCGCAGCTGCGTACAAGAAGTGGATAGACACTGTCGTTAATCAAGCGCGCTGA
- the ccdc92 gene encoding coiled-coil domain-containing protein 92 isoform X1, whose protein sequence is MVTTLPGDSVRAQTNRRVQQLQRSISNTVPKLVTANMASANVTLENQLQSAQKNLLFLQQDHANTLKGLHAEIRRLQQQCTDLTYELTMRSSDPSDGSEARCRELQRRCEELEAELKKKEEENTELLRDLEQKNAMISVLENTIKEREKKYLEELKMKSHKLTVLSGELEQRASTIAYLTSQLHATKKKLLAGSSSEASPNVSPITSYKPSPPPDKDRQPDTPRRRMKKSLSQPLHPELTEVYRVGPDGRRVVLRETVEAMPDPTPFLQAGRESPELQVVRERPAVIPPITSERSPIPPLGGVQSPRHSPARDRQYRAHVGVAHRITHGAHPPVAPPQAELETLAVDQVSEEKVVRKRSGTDRTV, encoded by the exons atggtgacgaCGCTGCCTGGCGACTCGGTCCGAGCACAAACGAACCGGAGggtgcagcagcttcagcgttCCATCTCAAACACG GTTCCAAAACTGGTGACCGCCAACATGGCGTCGGCGAACGTAACGCTGGAGAATCAGCTGCAGAGCGCTCAGAAGAAcctgctcttcctgcagcaggaccaCGCCAACACGCTGAAGGGGCTGCACGCAGAGATCCGCAGGTTACAGCAGCAGTGCACAG ACCTGACGTACGAGTTGACCATGAGAAGCTCTGATCCTTCGG ATGGAAGTGAAGCCCGATGccgggagctgcagaggaggtgtgaggagctggaagcggaactgaagaagaaagaagaagaaaacacggAGCTCCTCAGGGACCTGGAGCAGAAGAACGCCATGATCTCCGTCCTGGAGAACACTATAAAGGAGCGGGAGAAGAagtacctggaggagctgaagatgaAGAGCCACAAGTTGACTGTTCTGTCCGGCGAGCTAGAACAGCGAGCTAGCACGATAGCGTATCTTACCTCGCAGCTGCACGCCACAAAGAAGAAGCTGCTGGCAGGCAGCTCCTCGGAGGCCAGCCCAAACGTCAGTCCCATCACCTCCTACAAGCCCTCGCCACCCCCGGACAAAGACAGGCAACCGGACACGCCTCGGCGCCGCATGAAGAAGAGCCTTTCCCAGCCACTCCACCCGGAGCTGACAGAGGTTTATCGGGTCGGCCCGGACGGTCGGCGGGTGGTCCTGCGGGAGACTGTTGAGGCCATGCCGGACCCCACGCCTTTCCTACAGGCGGGCAGAGAGTCGCCGGAGCTGCAGGTCGTCAGAGAGCGACCGGCTGTTATCCCCCCCATCACCTCGGAGCGCTCCCCTATTCCTCCCCTGGGTGGCGTGCAGAGCCCTCGCCACAGCCCCGCCCGGGACCGCCAGTACAGGGCCCACGTGGGCGTAGCACATCGCATTACTCACGGCGCCCACCCTCCGGTGGCCCCGCCTCAGGCAGAACTGGAAACACTGGCGGTGGACCAGGTCAGCGAGGAGAAGGTTGTGAGGAAGCGTTCAGGAACTGATCGGACAGTGTAA
- the lgi3 gene encoding leucine-rich repeat LGI family member 3 precursor, whose translation MPELGRGRLGLICLSALCLSLVGGSRAPKTPRCPATCSCTKDSAFCVDTKAIPRNFPPGIISLTMVNVAFSTIPEGAFSHLHLLQFLLLNSNTFTAISDDAFTGLSHLQYLFIENNDIQALSKFTFRGLKSLTHLSLSNNNLQQLPRELFKHLDILTDLDLRGNSFHCDCKIKWLVDWMEKTNASVPTVYCASPFEFQGRRIRDLVPRDFNCITADFAVYQTFPFHSVSVESYEFNDDQFVTFAQPDSGFCAVYVWDHVELVFRRFHNITSRSAVYCKPAVINSGLYMIVAQLFGGSHIYKWEEAPQRFVKIQDIDTSRVRKPNFVDTFQLDEEWYFVVADSSKAGSTSIYRWNSNGFYSHQSLHPWYRDIHVEFLEVGGKPHLILSSASQPPAVYQWNRSQKQFVFWSQITDLADVQMVKHFWVRKVLYVCLTRFIGDSKILRWEGQQFVEIQTLPSRGSMAVFPFSVGLRQYLILGSDYSFSRVYLWDDLTQRFQPFQELNMRAPRAFSLLSVDDKDILLAASFKGNTLAYQHLLVDLSAK comes from the exons ATGCCGGAGCTTGGACGAGGACGTTTGGGTCTCATCTGCCTGTCGGCGCTGTGCCTCAGCCTGGTGGGGGGGTCGAGGGCCCCGAAGACTCCCCGCTGTCCTGCCACCTGCTCTTGCACCAAAGACAGCGCCTTCTGTGTGGACACCAAGGCCATTCCCAGGAACTTTCCCCCTGGAATCATCTCTCT GACGATGGTGAACGTCGCCTTCAGCACCATTCCAGAGGGGGCGTTCtcacacctccacctgctgcagttcct GCTCTTGAACTCCAACACCTTCACAGCCATCTCTGACGATGCGTTCACTggcctgtctcacctgcagtACCT GTTCATCGAAAACAACGACATTCAGGCTCTTTCCAAGTTCACCTTCAGGGGACTCAAATCCCTGACGCACCT ATCGCTCTcaaacaacaacctgcagcagctgcccagAGAACTCTTCAAACATCTGGACATCCTCACAGACCT CGATCTGCGTGGGAACTCGTTCCACTGTGATTGTAAAATCAAGTGGTTGGTGGACTGGATGGAGAAGACCAACGCCTCCGTTCCAACTGTTTACTGCGCCAGTCCGTTTGAGTTCCAGGGACGACGAATCCGTGACCTTGTGCCCCGAGACTTCAACTGCATCACCGCAG ACTTTGCTGTTTACCAGACGTTCCCGTTCCACTCGGTCTCCGTGGAGTCGTACGAGTTCAACGACGACCAGTTTGTGACCTTCGCTCAGCCCGATTCGGGATTCTGCGCCGTGTATGTTTGGGATCACGTGGAGCTGGTCTTCAGGAGGTTCCACAACATCACCT CACGTTCAGCCGTCTACTGCAAACCGGCGGTCATCAACAGCGGCCTCTACATGATCGTGGCTCAGCTTTTTGGTGGATCTCACATCTACAA GTGGGAGGAGGCCCCGCAGCGTTTCGTGAAGATCCAGGACATCGACACTTCCCGCGTGAGGAAGCCCAACTTTGTGGACACCTTCCAGCTGGATGAAGAGTGGTACTTTGTGGTGGCCGACAGCTCCAAGGCCGGTTCCACCAGCATTTATCGCTGGAACAGCAATGGCTTCTACTCCCACCAGTCCCTCCACCCGTGGTACCGCGACATCCACGTGGAGTTCCTGGAGGTGGGCGGGAAGCCTCACCTCATCCTCTCCAGCGCCTCCCAGCCACCGGCGGTTTACCAGTGGAACCGGAGCCAGAAACAGTTTGTCTTCTGGTCCCAGATCACAGATCTGGCTGACGTGCAGATGGTCAAACACTTCTGGGTGAGGAAAGTTCTTTACGTCTGCCTCACCCGTTTTATCGGAGACTCCAAGATCCTCCGCTGGGAAGGGCAGCAGTTTGTGGAGATCCAGACTCTCCCGTCCCGTGGGTCCATGGCGGTGTTCCCCTTCAGCGTTGGCCTGCGCCAGTACCTGATTCTGGGGAGCGACTATTCCTTCTCCAGAGTGTATCTGTGGGACGACCTGACACAGCGTTTTCAACCCTTCCAGGAGCTGAACATGAGGGCGCCGCGGGCGTTCAGCCTGCTGTCGGTGGACGATAAGGACATCCTGCTGGCTGCCAGCTTCAAGGGCAACACACTGGCCTACCAACACCTGCTGGTGGACCTCAGCGCCAAGTAG
- the ccdc92 gene encoding coiled-coil domain-containing protein 92 isoform X2: MASANVTLENQLQSAQKNLLFLQQDHANTLKGLHAEIRRLQQQCTDLTYELTMRSSDPSDGSEARCRELQRRCEELEAELKKKEEENTELLRDLEQKNAMISVLENTIKEREKKYLEELKMKSHKLTVLSGELEQRASTIAYLTSQLHATKKKLLAGSSSEASPNVSPITSYKPSPPPDKDRQPDTPRRRMKKSLSQPLHPELTEVYRVGPDGRRVVLRETVEAMPDPTPFLQAGRESPELQVVRERPAVIPPITSERSPIPPLGGVQSPRHSPARDRQYRAHVGVAHRITHGAHPPVAPPQAELETLAVDQVSEEKVVRKRSGTDRTV, from the exons ATGGCGTCGGCGAACGTAACGCTGGAGAATCAGCTGCAGAGCGCTCAGAAGAAcctgctcttcctgcagcaggaccaCGCCAACACGCTGAAGGGGCTGCACGCAGAGATCCGCAGGTTACAGCAGCAGTGCACAG ACCTGACGTACGAGTTGACCATGAGAAGCTCTGATCCTTCGG ATGGAAGTGAAGCCCGATGccgggagctgcagaggaggtgtgaggagctggaagcggaactgaagaagaaagaagaagaaaacacggAGCTCCTCAGGGACCTGGAGCAGAAGAACGCCATGATCTCCGTCCTGGAGAACACTATAAAGGAGCGGGAGAAGAagtacctggaggagctgaagatgaAGAGCCACAAGTTGACTGTTCTGTCCGGCGAGCTAGAACAGCGAGCTAGCACGATAGCGTATCTTACCTCGCAGCTGCACGCCACAAAGAAGAAGCTGCTGGCAGGCAGCTCCTCGGAGGCCAGCCCAAACGTCAGTCCCATCACCTCCTACAAGCCCTCGCCACCCCCGGACAAAGACAGGCAACCGGACACGCCTCGGCGCCGCATGAAGAAGAGCCTTTCCCAGCCACTCCACCCGGAGCTGACAGAGGTTTATCGGGTCGGCCCGGACGGTCGGCGGGTGGTCCTGCGGGAGACTGTTGAGGCCATGCCGGACCCCACGCCTTTCCTACAGGCGGGCAGAGAGTCGCCGGAGCTGCAGGTCGTCAGAGAGCGACCGGCTGTTATCCCCCCCATCACCTCGGAGCGCTCCCCTATTCCTCCCCTGGGTGGCGTGCAGAGCCCTCGCCACAGCCCCGCCCGGGACCGCCAGTACAGGGCCCACGTGGGCGTAGCACATCGCATTACTCACGGCGCCCACCCTCCGGTGGCCCCGCCTCAGGCAGAACTGGAAACACTGGCGGTGGACCAGGTCAGCGAGGAGAAGGTTGTGAGGAAGCGTTCAGGAACTGATCGGACAGTGTAA